One Bombus huntii isolate Logan2020A chromosome 12, iyBomHunt1.1, whole genome shotgun sequence DNA segment encodes these proteins:
- the LOC126871621 gene encoding F-box only protein 11 — MPSASFTSSRNYVRRSRRKGANRIPLPSRTTSAEPCDLPCSASNQIPPGGGVGGGGGGGGGGGGGGSGGRGSSPSVSGVAAPSPSPSHSHSSPYDLRRKSPPHPDPAPGTSSALPPSGGSSIGATLGSSSLPARKRPRRTCSLSTDGTNTNTAAHYLQYELPDEVLLTIFNYLMEQDLCRVSQVCKRFQTIANDTELWKSLYQQVYEYDLPLFNPAPCKFEFVSPDESDYPNPWKESFRQLYRGVHVRPGFQDLKFKGRNLPYFNTVQGALDYVDEYRSNSGPSSNNSTTTSGQGNCCGNNSQVTEEAPQHLVFLHAGIYRGEFLVIDSDVALIGAAPGNVAESVILERESESTVMFVEGAKRAYAGHLTLKFTPDVTSTVPHHKHYCLEVGENCSPTVDHCIIRSSSVVGAAVCVSGVGANPVVKNCDISDCENVGLYVTDYAQGTYEDNEISRNALAGIWVKNYANPIMRRNHIHHGRDVGIFTFDNGLGYFEANDIHNNRIAGFEVKAGANPTVVHCEIHHGQTGGIYVHENGLGQFIDNKIHSNNFAGVWITSNSNPTIRRNEIYNGHQGGVYIFGEGRGLIEHNNIYGNALAGIQIRTNSDPIVRHNKIHHGQHGGIYVHEKGQGLIEENEVYANTLAGVWITTGSTPVLRRNRIHSGKQVGVYFYDNGHGKLEDNDIFNHLYSGVQIRTGSNPVIRGNKIWGGQNGGVLVYNSGLGLLEQNEIFDNAMAGVWIKTDSNPTLKRNKIFDGRDGGICIFNGGKGVLEENDIFRNAQAGVLISTQSHPVLRRNRIFDGLAAGVEITNNATATLEFNQIFNNRFGGLCLASGVQPTTRGNKIFNNQDAVEKAVGNGQCLYKISSYTSFPMHDFYRCQTCNTTDRNAICVNCIKTCHAGHDVEFIRHDRFFCDCGAGTLSNQCQLQGEPTQDTDTLYDSAAPMESHTLMVN; from the exons CCGAGCCATGCGACTTGCCATGTTCAGCATCAAATCAGATACCTCCTGGGGGTGGAGTTGGTGGTGGAGggggaggaggaggaggtggaGGTGGGGGTGGAAGTGGTGGAAGAGGATCGTCACCCAGCGTCTCTGGTGTTGCAGCACCATCACCTTCTCCATCACACTCTCACTCATCCCCATATGATCTAAGACGTAAAAGTCCACCTCATCCGGATCCTGCTCCTGGTACCAGTTCTGCCCTACCTCCTTCAGGTGGCAGTAGTATAGGAGCCACTCTTGGTTCTTCCTCTCTACCAGCAAGAAAACGACCTAGGCGGACTTGTTCATTATCCACAGATG GTACAAATACAAATACTGCAGCGCATTATCTTCAGTATGAGTTACCGGATGAAGTGCTGCTTactatatttaattatctaatGGAACAAGATCTATGTAGAGTTTCCCAGGTTTGCAAACGTTTTCAAACAATTGCAAATGACACTGAACTATGGAAGTCCCTCTACCAGCAAGTCTATGAATATGATTTACCACTATTTAATCCTGCACCTTgtaaatttgaatttgtttCCCCGGATGAATCAGACTATCCAAACCCATGGAAAGAAAGCTTTAGACAACTATATAGAGGAGTACATGTTAGGCCAGGATTTCAGGATTTGAAGTTTAAAGGTCGGAATTTGCCATACTTTAATACAGTTCAGGGAGCATTAGATTATGTAGATGAATATAGAAGCAATAGTGGCCCCTCGTCAAATAATAGCACAACTACAAGTGGTCAAGGGAATTGTTGTGGAAACAATTCCCAGGTAACAGAAGAAGCACCTCAACATCTAGTTTTCTTACATGCTGGAATATATAGAGGCGAATTTCTTGTAATCGACAGCGACGTTGCATTAATCGGAGCAGCACCTGGAAATGTGGCAGAATCTGTTATATTAGAACGAGAAAGTGAATCTACAGTTATGTTTGTAGAAGGAGCAAAACGAGCTTATGCCGGCCACCTCACATTAAAGTTTACCCCAGATGTTACTAGCACAGTGCCGCATCATAAACATTATTGTTTAGAAGTTGGTGAAAATTGCAGTCCCACGGTTGATCATTGTATTATTAGGAGTTCGAGTGTTG TTGGAGCGGCTGTTTGTGTGTCAGGGGTAGGAGCGAATCCTGTAGTGAAGAATTGTGACATATCGGATTGTGAAAATGTTGGACTCTATGTCACTGATTATGCACAAGGAACTTACGAGGACAATGAAATTTCTAGAAATGCATTAGCAGGAATCTGGGTGAAGAATTATGCAAATCCAATCATGCGAAGAAATCATATTCATCACGGAAGGGATGTCGGAATCTTTACGTTTGATAATGGTCTCGGGTATTTCGAGGCTAACGATATCCATAATAATCGAATAGCAGGTTTTGAAGTAAAAGCTGGTGCTAACCCAACggttgtacattgtgaaataCACCATGGTCAGACAGGTGGAATTTATGTTCATGAGAATGGATTAGGGCAATTTATCGATAACAAAATTCATTCGAATAATTTCGCTGGTGTTTGGATTACCTCCAATTCGAATCCCACTATTcgtagaaatgaaatttataatggTCATCAAGGGGGAGTATATATATTTGGAGAAGGAAGAGGCTTGATCGAAcacaataatatttatggTAATGCACTAGCTGGTATACAAATCAGAACAAATTCGGATCCTATTGTTAgacataataaaatacatcATGGTCAACATGGTGGTATATACGTGCATGAAAAGGGACAAGGTTTAATCGAAGAGAATGAAGTATATGCAAATACATTAGCAGGTGTTTGGATAACTACAGGATCGACGCCGGTATTAAGAAGAAATCGTATTCATAGCGGAAAACAAGTTGGagtttatttttatgataacGGACATGGTAAACTAGAAGACAATGATATTTTCAATCATTTGTATTCAGGAGTACAAATAAG GACTGGAAGTAATCCAGTAATACGCGGGAATAAAATATGGGGTGGTCAAAATGGTGGCGTTCTTGTGTACAATAGCGGATTAGGCTTACTcgaacaaaatgaaatttttgatAATGCAATGGCTGGAGTTTGGATTAAAACAGATAGTAATCCTAcgttaaaaagaaacaaaatattcgATGGGCGAGATGGTggaatttgtatatttaatggTGGCAAag GTGTCCTAGaagaaaatgatatatttCGTAACGCTCAAGCAGGAGTGCTTATTTCCACACAATCCCATCCTGTCTTAAGGAGAAACCGAATTTTTGATGGATTGGCAGCCGGTGTTGAAATAACGAACAATGCAACTGCTACGTTGgaatttaatcaaattttcaataaCAGATTCGGCGGTCTATGTTTAGCAAGTGGAGTACAACCAACAACTAGAG gtaataaaatatttaataatcaaGATGCAGTTGAAAAGGCGGTCGGGAACGGCCaatgtttatacaaaatttcgtCATATACCTCTTTCCCTATGCATGACTTCTATCGTTGCCAAACATGCAATACAACAGATCGTAATGCAATTTGTGTAAACTGCATAAAAACCTGTCATGCTGGACACGATGTAGAATTCATTAGACATGACCG ATTCTTCTGTGACTGTGGTGCTGGAACATTGAGTAATCAATGTCAACTTCAGGGTGAACCTACACAAGATACAGACACGTTATACGATAGTGCGGCACCAATGGAATCACATACACTTATGGTCAACTAG